A window of Methanomicrobia archaeon genomic DNA:
GATCCGAGTGCTTCGTTCCATGGCATCGCCTCCTCGCCGCTGGTACACGGAAATCTGGTGTACGTCATGAGCTTCTCGGATGGCACGCTCCATGCCTTCTCCTTTGACGGTACCGAGCAGTGGCGCTTCTCCACCGGCGGCCCGATCTTCTGCTTTGCCTCGCCCGCGGCATATGCGGACAAACTGCTCTTCGCCGGGAACGCAGGGGGTGAGCACGCGCTCTACTGCGTCAACCTGAGCACGCACGAGGAGATCTGGAAGTTCACCACGGCCACCGAAATCCGCGCCACACCCACCATCTGGGCGGTCGAAGATTTGGTCTTCTTCTCCACGAAGTACGTCATCGGGAAACCACATGGCCTCTACGCCCTCAATCTGAGCACGGGTGCAGTGTCCTGGAACGTCACGCACAAATCGAGCTGGGCCTCTCCCGCGTTGAGCGATGGGAGACTGTACATCGGAGGCTCGACCGTCGATTCCACCCTCTATTGCTACAACGCACGCAATGGCTCGCTCCTCTGGAAGAATGAGGAGATGGGCGGCGCGGTCGACTCTTCACCGGTTGTCGCTGGCGGGAAGGTGTACTTCGGCACGAATGAAGTTGACGGAACGGTCTTCGCGTTGGATGCGGACCATGGATCCACGCTCTGGAGCTATACGCTTCAGATCCCCCCGGGCTATGGCGGCGGCTATAATATAGCATCATCTCCCGCCATCGCTGATCGCACGTTACTCATAGGAGTCGATAATATCGGCGTGCTTGCCTTTCGTGATCCGCAGTTCGCGGAATTCGATACCGGCACGCCGGAGCATCCTTATCCAAGCATCCCTGGTACCTTGTATGGGTCGCTCACGCCCGCACACGATCTCCTGGTAAATACGATGCTCATACGGGCATGCGATGGCACCGGCGGACATGCCAAATATGGTAGGATATGGAACGATTCGTGGATCGGCGCAACCGCACAGTGGAACGGGTACGTGGGCGATTGGCGCACCATCACATTTTCAGAACCATTTCTGCTACATAAAGACGAGCCCTACTATTACCGTATAGAAACCGGTTCATACCCGCAGTTGCACCATACAAATGAACTTACGGTGAGCGATGGGGTGATCACCTGCACGAAGTTCACCGATGCAAACGGGGTGGCCCATTCCGGGGCTATCCCCGCAATACGGTTGTATTTCCGGTAAGATGAACGAGAATAAGGCCTTCGTGTCCTGGAGTGGCGGAAAAGACAGCTCGCTTGCCTGTTTACGTGCTCTGACGGCGGGCTGCGAGGTCTCGTATCTCCTGAACATGCTGGATGAGTCTGGCGAGCGCGAGCGAGCGCATGGCATTCCCCTGATCCAGGTGAACGCCTCGTGGGGGTATGAGCCCGAATTCAAAGCAGCCGTGCGGAGACTGAAGCGCGAGGGGATAGAACGCGGCGTATTTGGCGATATTGACCTCCGCGAGCATCGCACCTGGGTGGAACGCGTCTGTGAAGAGCTGGTGATCGTGCCTCTCCTGCCGCTCTGGGGAATCGATCCTGACGCACTCTTGCACGAGTTCGTCACCGCTGGCTTCGAGGCTATTGTCGTCGCGACAAGGGTCAATAAGGACTGGCTCGGCCGGACGATCGACGAGTCGTTCATCAGTGAGCTGCAAGAGTGCGAGTTCCACGCAGCCGGTGAATCTGGCGAGTATCATTCCTTCGTCATCAACGGCCCGCTCTTC
This region includes:
- a CDS encoding diphthine--ammonia ligase, encoding MQTGWPIPGLSPQYGCISGKMNENKAFVSWSGGKDSSLACLRALTAGCEVSYLLNMLDESGERERAHGIPLIQVNASWGYEPEFKAAVRRLKREGIERGVFGDIDLREHRTWVERVCEELVIVPLLPLWGIDPDALLHEFVTAGFEAIVVATRVNKDWLGRTIDESFISELQECEFHAAGESGEYHSFVINGPLFKRRIRVSETERVRHGDHWFLDIKRGELE